In Octopus sinensis linkage group LG6, ASM634580v1, whole genome shotgun sequence, the sequence caggaattagtctttgtaagcctattcatttgggtttcttttgctgaatcactaagttatatggacataaacacaccagcattggttgtcaagtgatggtggtggtggtggtggggacaaacagacaaaaaaacacacacacacacctatacgatatgcttctttcagtttctgtctaccaaatccactctcaagtctttggtcaacccaaagctatagtaaaagccacttgcccaaggttccacacagtggtactgaacctggaaccatgtggttgggaagcaagcttcttaccacatgcatgtatatatatatgcaacagacttatttcagttatcatttgcctaaggtgccatgcagtgggactgaaccgcaaaccatgtggttgggaagcaaagttcttaaacacacagccatacccAAACCTGTACCCTAATAAATACTTAATTCTTGGTTTATCTGATAATGTTGCATTTTCAATATATTCCAACATATCAGaacagtgagctagcagaattgttagcataccagactaggcaagatgcttagtggcatttcatccgtcgttatgctctgagttcaaattctgttgaggttagctttgcctttcatcctcctgaggtcgataaaacaagtaccagttgaacactggagtcgatgtaaccagCTTAGCCCTATCCCtagaattgctggttttgtgtgaatatttgaaaggtgggaagctggcagaattgttagcacactggccaaaatgcttaataacattttgtccatcgacattttcagagttcaaattctgccaaggttgactttgcctttcagcttttctGTGTTAATCTAAtgagtaccagatgagcactggagtcaatttaatcaacctGCCCCACCCACTTCCTGCaacactgctggccttgtgccaaaatttgaaaccaatagatTCCCACATATCTTATGatcctttatttttttcagaCAAGAAGGAGTTGACAGAAATATCTACCATGCTACTGACATGAAAGTTAAAGATCCCAACGATGTGATATATGAATGCCGTACATACCTACTGTTGAAAAAAGACTTTGGAAAACCATCTCCCCAGTATAAGGATATTATAGTGCGAGGAGCCTTGGCAAACGGTTTACCAAGTGACTATgttgaatttttaaaatcaataccTGACAATGGATACAAAAACAAAGTACCTCTTTACAACAAAATTCTTACTTCATTAGAAGATTCAAAATAATTCAATGAACTTATatctccttaaatccttaaaaatgttttagcccgaaggctgcggccatgctggggcaccaccgctatttatatattttatataattttatataatatttttatgattttgaaattgttgaaattgattttctttcttcaaaatgttttaaatatatttttacttttttaattttttaatttctttgctTTGGGAAgaaattccaatttttttttttcctcagagGGTTTCTAACAGTAATTTttcataattgcccacgggcatatggtgtagtgggcactccataattgcccacgggcatatggcttagtggttaagagcatgggctactaaccccaagattccgagttcgattccaagcagcgacctgaacaacaacaacaataataataatagcatcgaagaataccttaggaatgagaacccaggttcaaaatttccccaagacacccgaagaaggctggagggtatatcagccgaaacgttgtgttaacaacaaacaagatgaggacaaatatccgtcaaatgtaaataatgtacataattcttcatctcttaaatatagaacagtaataTTTCAAATCATGACAACACACATGTgcttgtgcacatgcatgtgcatacaaacgcacacagacacacacatatatgcacacacatgacatatacatgtgcacattcatacatcatcatcatcatcatttagcatctgtcttCTATGTTTGCATGGAGTGGACGATTTGACAGAATCCAACAAACCAAAAACCTACATGAAGCTCCATtatttgctttggcatggtttcataTGGCTTGATatgcttcctaacaccaaccgccttacagagtgtactggatgctatATTCATGACACCACTGGATGCTATATtcatcaaggcggcaagctggcagaaacattagcacgctgggcaaaatgcgtagctgtatttcgtctgtcgttacgttccgagttcaaattccgctgaggtcgactttgcctttcatcctttcagggtcggtaaattaagtaccagtttcgcactggggccaatgtaatcgacttaatccctttgtctgtccttgtttgtcccctctgtgtttagccccttgtgggtagtaaagaaatatatatattcatgacacCACACCAGTAAGATTACCAAGTAAGTTGCAAGGAGAAGGATCCCTCTTAACTGAGTAGGGTTGTGGTAGTGGCTGATGTGACTTTATACCAGGTGGTGAGAAGCTAAGGTATAATAGACAGATAGGCGCAGATGTCTTGCTATAGAAGAGATACATAGCTATCTTGCAGTGTacatgagtgagtgagagtggcTGGAAAGAAGATTGAAATGTTGATGACAAGATATCAGAGTATACTCTCAAGGTACTGCAGAATGAGAATACAGACTGAAAATCGGGAGGGGTGGAAATTTCATTGGAGTGTGAGAGGAGAGTGACCAGTGTTTAGAGATAGAGGTAGAGGTTAGTATAGGGAATGATGTGCTAGGGTGGAGGTGTGGTCAATGATAAGTATTAGTATTGGGGAGAAGGTAAAAGAAATAGCTCAGAAAGGAGGAGGTGATAAATGACAGTACAAGAAGGGTAGAAAGCAGCTGTATAATAAAATTGTAGCTAGAAAAATAAGGAGATGATATgtggagtgggagagagagagaaatacagggaCAGAGATGGAAGTTAGAGGTATGTAGAGATGGCTATAGTTAGTGGTGCTGATATGAGTGGAGGAACCAAGACATGGGAAGAAGTGGTAAAAGCTTTTCTTGGGATGCTTTCATCACTTCTGATATACCTCATCTAAACTAGGACAGATTTGTATAATTGAAtggactttaaccctttagcattcacctTATTGTCTTATGGCTTGAcacacttcctaacaccaaccaccttacagagtgtactgggtgctctaTTCATGACACAACACCAGTAAGATTGCCAAGTAAGTAGCAAGGAGGGGGATCCCTCTTAACTGAGTAAGGTTGTAGTAGTGGCTGAGGTGACTTTAtaccatattgttttgaattaaccatacattatcttgtagctatgagattttaatGAGGTACCTGTTAATTTTTTGAATATTGTGGGGTTGAGGTGAGAGGCCACATTTgaccagtttggacataaaacaggtagaatattttgactggatatggtcagtttaaatgctaaaggattaaaaaagTTTTGTTGGAAATAATTTAGCAGAGCCATTTCCAGTCAAAGTGATGAGatgtgcaacaaaatagaaaGTATTCTGCAAATTCGGAACtttaatccatttttgaaaaTCAATGTGCTTGCTGCTCATATTCCCACAcaacatatatcaatatgtattgaGACAACTTTGGTATTAAAATAAAttgctttaatttctttttattatgcatTGTATTAAGGCGGCAAACTAGTACAGTCATTGGTACATTGGACAGAGTGCTTTTCTGGATAtttataatctgagttcaaatcttgttggggttaactttgcctttcatcttttcagaatcaataaaataaagtaccagtcatgtgctagggtcagtgtaatcaactaactcTTACCCCAAATTTCAAACCTATTGCCTATAAGAGAAAGAATTATACATTGTATTACTCACCTGTGCTGATAACACATAAAAGACACTctatagagtggttggcattaggaagggcatccaaccatagaaaccaagccaaaacagactagagCCTCGTCTtgctccctggcttaccagcttcagtcaaactgtttaacccataccagtatggaaaacagacacatgatgatggtggtgatggtgattagtTTTATCTCTCACCCATTCTGCTTCATCTGctggtgctctctctctctctctcccctcctctctctctcccttccctctctttctttcttattcaccTGAGTGACAGTACACATCTTAGAGTAGTGATAAATCTTTACTTTTGCAGTGCTCAAGGCAACAATCCTTTCcaatttattcataaaatacacACAGTACACTGTGTAATGTGGTTGGTGAATGAGAAGAGGAAATGTTGCATCAATAAGGCTCTTTAGTCTTGTCATATGTAAGATATGACAACTTCTCTAGTACTAGTGTACTAATGCCATGATAAcatgcacccaatacactctgtaaggtggttaccttacagagtgtattgggtgcatgTTATCATGGCATAGTACACTAGTACTAGAGAAGTTGTCATATCTTACATATGACAAGACTAAAGAGCCTTATTGATGCAACATTTCCTCTTCTCAttcaccaaccacattacagaggaAGGCATTCAGCAGTAGAAATCAAACCAAAAGTGAAACACAAACAGGGTCCAGTCTTGTAACCTGTCTGTGAGGGTAGTGTCCCTCACTTGCTAACTTGGATTATGATGATCTGTCCAACCCACCCAACATTGAAAGCAGGCACAagcatgatgatgatagttttcaaaataaaaaaaaatgaatatttcataTAAGAAGCAAGGagcctgggatcttttcggtttgaacagcagttttttctagcggtgtcatatgaaattgtcacccataattatgaccctagtatcgatctattgcatttcaatctgttttagggttaggggtggggggaagggtatcttttttttcttctccaatgtaaataaacccagtctgtttcttaaacgagggacatattcatacggcacagaatgttttgattggttgaaattgattggttgaaattgcagaaattgaagaaaaacaacaagaaatatcttacaaactacagaattttctcaataaagccaagagaaaaagatgttttataaacacattctaccagtatacgaagtttaaaagtgtttagttacgtggaaattatttaaaaaaactgccgttcaaaccgaaaagatccggagcCTGTAAAACAATGAGACTACAAGCCTCGTGTTTTTTGGGGagcttgttttctttcctttttttctctgcaGATCAAATAGTGGCTATAGTTTCAGTTACAAAATTATTGATCAGCAATCAATACTGTTCTGCTTCAAGTtgaagatgtattagtataagctTGTGGTATATCCTTTGCTTTTTCTTGGACTACAAGAGCTGAGTATAACAGCTTTAGATTCATAGCAAATCTAATATAATACTTTCCGATACATCTTCAGATAGGGTGTTTTGATAGTTACATTAGTGTTTTGTGAAGTATATGATACTTAGTGTCAGCAGCTATATTAAGTTGATGGTTTGGACTAATTCGTAGATGTCCCATTAATCCTATTATTTTTGTGTATCAGGTTACAGTTAGCCATTCtactataattaaatattctcACAGTAAGTTAAACaaggctactatatatatatatatatatgtatatatatatatatatatatatatatatatatatatatatatatacatatatatatatatatatatatagtagccttGTTTAACTTACTGTgagaatatttaattatagtaGAATGGCTAACTGTAACCTGATACACAAAAATAATAGGATTAATGGGACATCTACGAATTAGTCCAAACCATCAACTTAATATAGCTGCTGACACTAAGTATCATATACTTCACAAAACACTAATGTAACTATCAAAACACCCTATCTGAAGATGTATCGGAAAGTATTATATTAGATTTGCTATGAATCTAAAGCTGTTATACTCAGCTCTTGTAGTCCAAGAAAAAGCAAAGGATATACCACAagcttatactaatacatcttcaACTTGAAGCAGAACAGTATTGATTGCTGATCAATAATTTTGTAACTGAAACTATAGCCACTATTTGATCtgcagagaaaaaaaggaaagaaaacaagctCCCCAAAAAACACGAGGCTTGTAGTCTCATTGTTTTACAGgctccggatcttttcggtttgaacggcagtttatatatatatatatatatatatatatatatatgcaaattcttATGTCCCATCCATAATCATTGAGAATGTATTTAGCAGGAAAATATATGATACATCTACGCAACTCccaacaaaaatatattgatcAGATCTTAAACTtttacaataattctttgaaaagaaagaaaaaaaaaaaagaaaaagtaactgGATTTAGAGAGAAATTAAAATACATATCAGACCTATAGAACAACTGattcagaaaaaagaaattatctgGTTCAACTCTTCTTTCAGCTTGAATGAAGCCTTAGACATTGATTAGAAAACATTGCACCACTAACCTCAAAATGTTTCAAGCTGTCTGTTTTCTCCAGAGTAATTGATTTTGAACTCTTTTTTTCATGCTTGGCATTGgtttttttcatttgttcaatcatttttgtttcaatgctagcatgggttagatgagtacATAATACTgaggcattgttttttttttcttttttttctgtaactagatgtctttcctgttgctaactatTACCTGTACTTCAAATAAAGGAATTTTCATCTTTGAAGATGCTGATATTGTGGATGCTTTGTTGCAAGGGAAATACTAGCAAATGTCTCTGTCTGTGGCTCAGTAATTTTTCAGAGAAGCACAGAGTGTAAACACTTGTACACCCCACCTCATCCCTCCATCCCACATAcacatgagaaaatattaccttgctcggaaacaggtgaaggttggtaacaggaagtgcatccagtaatagaaaatctgcctcaacaaagtcCATCTCACTCATGGAAGCAAGgagtttaaatgatgatgatgatgatgtacctaaGGTACAAGTGTTAGCTTTAAACTGGATTACTGATTAGTTCTACCACTCAAAGAATGAGGTACAGTCTGATAAGCTTCCATACATTTTCCATCTTCTCAAATTTCACTCACAGGACTTGGGTTGGACCAAGATTGTGACAAAACACTGATGTTCAAGGTGATATGGTGTGAGATCAAACCCAGTACTAAGTGATTGCAAAACAAATTTCTTGACCATGTGGCCATGCTTACAGCCATTATGGTCACACTTACAACCATTAAGCATGGCCATGCTTACAACCAAACTGTCAGGAATAGGTATTAGACAGATTTACCCAAAACACATCAACAGCTTGTTCAGAGTAAGATCTACTTATCAATATGAAATCAGATCTAAGTATTGAACACTTTGGACAATTGCCTGAATCCCTTCAATGAATTTAATTCCAAAATCAATTTTTCAAATACACTCCCACTCAGACTCAGaggcttttttcttttcctttctttattttgcCATGCAAATTGATTGGcgacctcactaatgctggtgtcatgaaaaTGCACCTACTGTATTTCCTGATTGAATTCATCCCTTTAGTATTAAAGTCTGATTTAAAACTTAATTATCcaagcagaataaaaaaaaaaagaatattgtctGCTTCCAGAAACagtgaaaatttgaaattgtcCTGCTCCCTTGATATTAACTTCAGCACAGTCAAGACAATTGTACAGAAAGATTAT encodes:
- the LOC115213134 gene encoding gamma-glutamylcyclotransferase-like, which gives rise to MTDKFLYFAFASNLLKERLGINNKTAVFKAVAKLENYQLKFAYQSSRWCGHVATIVESKGDVVWGVVYEMSISERDSLDKQEGVDRNIYHATDMKVKDPNDVIYECRTYLLLKKDFGKPSPQYKDIIVRGALANGLPSDYVEFLKSIPDNGYKNKVPLYNKILTSLEDSK